From Pirellulales bacterium, one genomic window encodes:
- the rplV gene encoding 50S ribosomal protein L22: MAYEATHRFARISARKVRPIADLIRGKHADEALDILRYMPHRGARMLEKVLKSALGNAEDRRAPNVQNLVVVDARVDGGPMFKRVRPRARGMAFMVKRRMSHIHIKVDDLYAAAAE; the protein is encoded by the coding sequence ATGGCCTACGAAGCGACGCATCGATTCGCCCGCATTAGCGCCCGCAAGGTGCGGCCGATCGCGGACTTGATTCGCGGCAAGCACGCTGACGAGGCGCTGGACATCCTGCGGTACATGCCGCACCGCGGCGCTCGGATGCTGGAAAAAGTGTTGAAAAGCGCCCTGGGCAATGCCGAGGATCGCCGAGCCCCCAACGTGCAGAACCTGGTGGTTGTCGATGCACGGGTCGACGGCGGGCCGATGTTCAAGCGCGTTCGCCCGCGTGCCCGCGGCATGGCCTTCATGGTCAAGCGGCGGATGTCGCACATCCATATCAAGGTGGACGATTTGTACGCTGCGGCCGCCGAGTAA
- the rpsS gene encoding 30S ribosomal protein S19 produces the protein MGRSLKKGPFVNAKLFHKVQRMESSGGKQPIKTWARACTIVPEFVGHTFMVHNGKLHLKVFVTEDMVGHKLGEFAPTRTFRGHGGKAKKAAPGAA, from the coding sequence ATGGGAAGATCATTAAAGAAGGGACCGTTCGTCAACGCCAAGCTGTTCCACAAAGTGCAGCGGATGGAGTCGTCGGGCGGCAAGCAGCCGATCAAGACCTGGGCCCGTGCCTGCACGATCGTGCCCGAGTTCGTCGGCCACACGTTCATGGTTCACAACGGCAAGCTGCATTTGAAGGTGTTCGTCACCGAAGACATGGTGGGTCACAAGCTCGGCGAGTTTGCTCCCACCCGCACCTTCCGCGGTCACGGCGGTAAGGCCAAGAAGGCAGCCCCCGGCGCAGCATAG